One Fuerstiella marisgermanici DNA window includes the following coding sequences:
- a CDS encoding PEP-CTERM sorting domain-containing protein (PEP-CTERM proteins occur, often in large numbers, in the proteomes of bacteria that also encode an exosortase, a predicted intramembrane cysteine proteinase. The presence of a PEP-CTERM domain at a protein's C-terminus predicts cleavage within the sorting domain, followed by covalent anchoring to some some component of the (usually Gram-negative) cell surface. Many PEP-CTERM proteins exhibit an unusual sequence composition that includes large numbers of potential glycosylation sites. Expression of one such protein has been shown restore the ability of a bacterium to form floc, a type of biofilm.), whose translation MLREFLAFSGLVSLGFRYMSKITIALLSFLLPAASLQADVITMGSHAIAFTPSLTPIGSGTFTNGAAAPDVSESYTLGSNTATFSFNLTDDGAVAPGAANFLELAVDLGGFLTTGENITWELSSLIFASGADIFSVTQLTGAAAVSITHNSDDMITIQTPTATANQSYTFLITDDLTAATVPEPSSFALLILGGAGFWGVRRRRRQG comes from the coding sequence TTGCTCAGGGAGTTTTTAGCGTTCTCAGGATTGGTTTCTTTAGGGTTTCGTTACATGTCTAAAATCACCATAGCACTGCTGTCCTTCTTGTTGCCTGCTGCCAGTCTGCAAGCGGATGTCATAACGATGGGAAGTCATGCAATAGCATTCACGCCGTCGCTCACTCCTATCGGATCTGGAACCTTTACAAACGGCGCTGCAGCTCCTGATGTTTCCGAGTCGTACACGCTTGGGTCGAATACCGCAACTTTCAGCTTCAACTTGACGGATGACGGAGCTGTCGCGCCAGGCGCAGCTAACTTCCTTGAGCTGGCCGTCGACTTAGGGGGGTTCTTGACGACTGGTGAGAACATCACTTGGGAACTCTCGTCTTTGATCTTCGCTAGCGGTGCTGACATTTTTTCGGTCACTCAGCTCACAGGTGCCGCGGCGGTCAGTATCACGCATAACAGCGATGACATGATCACAATTCAAACTCCGACTGCGACGGCGAACCAAAGTTACACATTTCTAATCACCGATGATTTGACTGCAGCGACAGTGCCAGAACCGTCGAGCTTTGCTCTGCTGATTCTCGGAGGAGCTGGTTTTTGGGGCGTGCGGCGTCGACGTCGCCAAGGCTAA
- a CDS encoding radical SAM protein, whose product MKSATLPDETVPNIELRSLDELWFQVSGTVCNLTCRHCFISCSPHNHSFEFLTLQQVEAALAESIAYGVREYYFTGGEPFLNKDLVPMLQRTLQYGPATVLTNGTVLKTEWLQELRRAEDESGFSLELRVSIDGPTPDINDPVRGEGTFERAMRGVELLCEHDFLPIITMTQTWDDSESDDILEQFRRVLKAHGCRRPRLKILPRLKIGAEENRTEGYQSTERITPQMMHGFDRDQLLCHHSRVITNRGVFVCPILLEASDGKKGDTLAESLGEFPLSHGACYTCYQYGAICSNTTLRNPTASSET is encoded by the coding sequence ATGAAGTCCGCGACGTTGCCTGATGAGACTGTTCCAAACATTGAGCTGCGATCGTTGGACGAATTGTGGTTCCAGGTTTCGGGCACGGTCTGCAATCTCACGTGTCGACACTGCTTCATCAGTTGCAGTCCTCACAATCACAGCTTCGAATTCTTAACCCTGCAGCAGGTTGAAGCCGCTTTAGCCGAATCGATCGCGTACGGAGTGCGGGAGTATTACTTCACCGGTGGTGAGCCGTTTCTGAACAAAGACCTTGTTCCGATGCTGCAACGCACTCTGCAGTATGGCCCGGCGACTGTGTTAACGAACGGCACAGTATTGAAAACCGAATGGCTGCAGGAATTGCGGCGCGCTGAAGACGAGTCTGGCTTTAGTTTGGAGTTGCGAGTTTCTATTGATGGCCCGACGCCGGACATCAACGATCCGGTGCGTGGTGAAGGCACGTTCGAACGAGCGATGAGGGGCGTTGAACTATTGTGCGAACACGACTTCCTGCCGATCATCACAATGACTCAAACCTGGGACGATTCTGAAAGCGATGACATCCTCGAACAGTTCCGCCGTGTGTTAAAGGCGCACGGTTGTCGACGGCCGCGTCTGAAAATTCTACCGCGTCTGAAGATCGGGGCTGAAGAGAATCGAACCGAGGGATATCAATCTACGGAACGGATCACGCCGCAAATGATGCACGGCTTCGATCGGGACCAGTTGCTGTGTCATCACAGTCGAGTCATTACGAATCGCGGGGTGTTCGTCTGTCCGATTTTACTGGAAGCGTCGGACGGAAAGAAGGGTGACACGCTGGCGGAATCGTTGGGCGAGTTTCCGTTGAGTCACGGAGCGTGCTACACGTGCTATCAGTACGGTGCGATTTGTTCGAACACGACGCTGCGAAATCCGACGGCGAGTTCCGAAACATGA
- the dtd gene encoding D-aminoacyl-tRNA deacylase, with translation MRAVVQRVSQASVTVDGDIVGKIEAGFLILLGVAADDSQQDVIWLAAKVAGLRVFEDDDDKMNLDLKDIGGAALVVSQFTLLGDCRKGRRPSFIAAARPELANRLYQSFVAELRGLGVPVEAGTFQADMDVALVNDGPVTLMLDSRKQF, from the coding sequence ATGCGTGCCGTTGTTCAACGAGTTTCCCAGGCCTCCGTCACGGTCGACGGCGACATCGTGGGAAAGATCGAAGCCGGTTTTTTGATTCTGCTTGGTGTCGCGGCCGACGACAGTCAACAGGACGTCATCTGGCTGGCGGCCAAGGTTGCCGGCTTACGAGTCTTCGAAGATGACGATGACAAGATGAATCTCGATCTAAAAGACATCGGCGGAGCGGCGTTGGTTGTCAGCCAGTTCACGTTGCTCGGCGATTGTCGCAAAGGTCGTCGCCCAAGTTTTATTGCAGCCGCGCGGCCGGAACTGGCTAATCGTCTGTATCAAAGTTTCGTGGCGGAACTGCGAGGCCTTGGAGTGCCCGTTGAGGCAGGTACGTTTCAGGCGGATATGGACGTTGCTTTGGTCAATGATGGCCCGGTGACTCTGATGCTTGACAGCCGCAAGCAGTTTTAA
- a CDS encoding DNA-3-methyladenine glycosylase I, producing the protein MANDGVGISYLDDKQPRCWWCEGHDDYVLYHNAEWACPVDDDRRLFEKICLEGFQSGLSWLTILRKREHFRAAFHDFDFHAVAKFKSPQVTRLLKDEGIVRHRGKIEATINNAQRAIEMERDFGSLAAWFWQWEPKEQGRVPLTSKAEAYQRTTCDEAMAMSKALKKLGWKFVGPTTAYAFMQAMGMVNDHLIGCSQYDTVEKLRKKFRRPKS; encoded by the coding sequence ATGGCTAATGACGGAGTCGGAATTTCTTATCTCGACGACAAACAGCCTCGGTGCTGGTGGTGCGAGGGGCATGATGATTATGTGTTGTATCACAACGCCGAATGGGCTTGCCCGGTGGACGATGATCGCCGGCTGTTCGAAAAGATTTGCCTCGAAGGTTTTCAGTCGGGCCTAAGCTGGCTCACAATTTTGCGGAAGCGGGAGCACTTTCGAGCGGCGTTTCACGATTTCGATTTTCACGCGGTGGCGAAGTTTAAGTCACCTCAAGTCACCAGGCTGCTGAAAGACGAAGGCATTGTCCGCCATCGGGGCAAGATCGAAGCGACGATCAATAACGCTCAACGCGCCATTGAAATGGAACGTGACTTCGGTTCGCTGGCCGCGTGGTTCTGGCAATGGGAACCGAAAGAGCAGGGCAGGGTGCCGCTCACTTCGAAGGCCGAAGCCTATCAACGAACGACGTGTGACGAAGCTATGGCGATGTCGAAGGCATTGAAGAAACTTGGCTGGAAATTCGTCGGCCCAACCACCGCCTATGCCTTTATGCAGGCAATGGGCATGGTGAATGATCATCTTATTGGTTGTTCGCAGTACGACACGGTGGAGAAACTGCGGAAGAAATTTCGCCGGCCGAAGTCGTGA
- a CDS encoding metallophosphoesterase family protein, which translates to MKLALFGGLYSNYLALEQAIADARARGVDAMYCLGDLGAFGPHPDRVFPILQRHNVACIQGNYDDSIGNELNDCQCGYTDPKDNHFAQLSYDYTLANTCDTNKAWLRELPSEIRLKVDGLRVLLCHGSPRRTNEFLWESSTSTAFLNRLADEYNADVIVGTHSGIHWQRELSGGRRYINVGVLGRPENDGSTNVWYSIVEIGGEKNSNALPCTFHGSGVDVSVEFVPVVYDHKRLAAEMRAEHLPDEFTETVLTGWWTTCLEILPSRERRAGRF; encoded by the coding sequence ATGAAGCTCGCGTTGTTCGGAGGACTCTACAGCAACTATCTCGCGCTGGAACAGGCGATCGCTGATGCCAGGGCTCGTGGTGTTGATGCCATGTATTGCCTTGGCGACCTTGGTGCCTTCGGCCCGCATCCTGACCGAGTGTTTCCGATCCTGCAACGGCACAATGTAGCGTGCATTCAAGGCAACTATGACGACAGCATCGGTAACGAATTGAACGACTGCCAATGCGGCTACACCGATCCGAAAGATAACCACTTCGCTCAGTTAAGCTACGACTACACTCTGGCGAACACCTGCGATACTAACAAAGCGTGGCTTCGGGAATTGCCTTCTGAGATACGACTGAAAGTAGATGGCCTGCGCGTGTTGCTGTGCCATGGCAGTCCTCGACGAACAAACGAATTCTTGTGGGAGTCTTCAACCAGTACAGCGTTCCTGAATCGACTCGCTGACGAATACAACGCCGACGTGATTGTCGGAACTCATTCCGGCATCCACTGGCAGCGTGAACTGAGCGGCGGACGTCGCTACATTAACGTCGGTGTGTTGGGGCGGCCGGAGAATGATGGCTCAACGAACGTCTGGTACTCGATTGTCGAAATCGGCGGCGAAAAAAATTCGAATGCCCTTCCCTGCACTTTTCACGGAAGTGGTGTCGACGTCTCGGTGGAGTTCGTACCGGTGGTCTATGATCACAAGCGACTGGCTGCCGAAATGCGTGCGGAGCATCTTCCCGACGAGTTCACCGAAACTGTGTTGACTGGTTGGTGGACAACCTGTCTGGAAATCCTGCCATCGCGCGAACGGCGTGCTGGTCGGTTTTGA
- a CDS encoding NAD(P)-binding domain-containing protein, protein MSRDFVYTCGTMQKNRLVIVGAGPIGLEAAVKAVSQGFDVTVLERGDIGDAIQRWKHVPLFTPFGMNSSTVGRSLIADQQPPALDDLLHGGQFCERYLRPLANSTALSGCVLTQHEVVAVSRRAFGKSDRIGQPGRADQPFRILVRTNDGERIFDADVLLDCSGFTSRHHFVGAGGMPCVGEQLLLTDSDYGIPNVAGAEGDRYRGRHSLVIGSGYSAATSVCLLADLAGDDAATKITWITRGNCDKPLRQVIDDPLPMRAELTDRANRLAVGDDPIVDWRPGLHVDEIEQTESGFAVKLFTNPESGEGRVERIFCDHIIANPGYRPNTDPFRELQIHRCYATDGPIKLAAHLLGESSNDCLQQTSTGCELLQNPEPNFYILGAASYGRDSRFLMQIGLQQVDQVFEHFASTNGANA, encoded by the coding sequence ATGAGCCGCGACTTTGTGTACACCTGCGGCACTATGCAGAAGAATCGCCTTGTCATTGTTGGTGCCGGACCGATCGGACTTGAAGCGGCTGTGAAAGCTGTCAGCCAGGGCTTCGACGTAACGGTCCTCGAACGCGGCGATATTGGAGACGCTATTCAGCGGTGGAAGCACGTTCCACTGTTCACGCCGTTTGGAATGAACAGCTCAACAGTCGGCCGGAGCCTCATAGCAGATCAGCAGCCGCCGGCTTTGGACGATTTGCTTCACGGTGGACAGTTTTGCGAACGTTATCTGCGGCCGCTCGCGAATAGTACGGCGCTGTCCGGTTGCGTGCTGACTCAACACGAAGTCGTTGCCGTGAGTCGTCGCGCATTCGGTAAGTCCGATCGCATTGGTCAGCCAGGTCGAGCCGACCAGCCGTTTCGGATTCTGGTACGCACCAATGACGGCGAACGAATTTTCGACGCGGACGTGTTGCTGGATTGTTCGGGATTCACGTCACGACACCATTTCGTCGGGGCAGGGGGGATGCCGTGTGTCGGCGAACAGTTATTGCTGACTGATAGCGACTATGGCATCCCCAACGTGGCCGGCGCGGAAGGCGATCGGTATCGAGGCCGGCACTCCCTCGTGATTGGCAGCGGATACTCGGCAGCGACGTCGGTGTGCCTGCTGGCGGACCTCGCCGGCGATGACGCCGCTACCAAAATCACATGGATCACGCGAGGCAATTGTGACAAGCCATTACGACAAGTGATCGATGATCCGTTGCCGATGCGCGCGGAGCTTACTGATCGAGCCAACCGGCTGGCAGTTGGTGACGATCCGATCGTTGATTGGAGGCCCGGTCTGCATGTTGATGAAATCGAACAGACAGAATCCGGATTCGCGGTGAAGCTGTTCACGAATCCGGAATCAGGCGAGGGCAGGGTGGAGCGCATTTTCTGCGACCATATCATCGCTAACCCCGGTTACCGCCCGAACACCGATCCGTTCCGCGAACTGCAGATCCATCGATGCTACGCGACGGACGGGCCGATCAAACTTGCGGCTCACCTGCTGGGAGAATCTTCCAACGACTGCCTGCAGCAGACCTCGACGGGGTGTGAGTTACTTCAGAATCCGGAGCCCAACTTTTACATTCTGGGTGCCGCCAGCTATGGCCGCGATTCTCGATTTCTAATGCAAATCGGGCTGCAGCAGGTCGATCAGGTGTTTGAACACTTTGCTTCTACAAACGGAGCGAACGCATGA
- the thiO gene encoding glycine oxidase ThiO — MNSSTDILIIGGGVIGLTTALKLVEQGRAVTVVDRQSVGREASWAGAGMLPPGNLSQATTPEARLRSYSHEMWKGLAALLKDRTGIDNGFRQCGAVELPTDDGLFGEQVQAWQAERLHVLTLDRTGLEQHVPDLHETFEHGVVLPDFGQVRNPRHMKALAAACRDVGVEIVEYVDGVRLTAGNDGFVTASTFDHTFAADRICVTAGSWTNQVLAPLSISLPVKPVRGQIALLKANRLPFSCVVEQGRRYLVPRTDGLILVGATEEHVGFEKRTTADAISGLLTFAASLVPELGKAEVVKCWAGLRPGSPDELPFLGRVPKFENLFVGAGHFRSGLQMSPGTGALLADLLVDREPQISMDGLTYDRAVASTDL; from the coding sequence GTGAATTCTTCAACAGACATTCTGATCATCGGCGGCGGAGTCATCGGGCTCACGACTGCATTAAAACTGGTAGAGCAGGGCAGGGCGGTTACAGTCGTGGACCGTCAGTCGGTGGGGCGTGAAGCGTCGTGGGCGGGGGCCGGCATGTTGCCGCCAGGTAATCTCTCCCAGGCAACTACGCCCGAAGCGCGGCTGAGATCTTACAGTCACGAGATGTGGAAGGGACTGGCGGCCCTGTTGAAAGATCGTACCGGAATCGATAACGGGTTTCGTCAGTGCGGTGCGGTCGAACTACCAACAGATGATGGACTCTTCGGCGAGCAGGTTCAGGCATGGCAAGCCGAACGTCTTCATGTGCTCACCCTGGACCGAACAGGTCTGGAACAGCATGTTCCTGATCTGCACGAGACGTTTGAACACGGTGTAGTGTTGCCCGACTTTGGCCAGGTGCGGAATCCGCGTCACATGAAAGCTCTTGCAGCGGCCTGCCGGGATGTTGGGGTTGAGATTGTTGAGTACGTCGATGGAGTGCGACTCACTGCAGGCAACGACGGGTTCGTGACGGCGTCGACATTCGATCACACGTTTGCCGCCGATCGAATTTGCGTGACAGCTGGATCGTGGACGAATCAGGTTCTTGCTCCGCTCAGTATTTCGCTGCCGGTGAAACCAGTGCGCGGGCAGATCGCGTTGCTGAAGGCCAATCGTCTTCCGTTTTCGTGCGTTGTTGAGCAGGGACGACGTTACCTTGTGCCTCGGACCGACGGGCTGATTCTGGTTGGCGCGACGGAAGAGCACGTTGGCTTCGAAAAACGTACGACTGCGGACGCTATTTCCGGGCTGTTGACATTCGCGGCGTCGCTGGTCCCGGAACTCGGTAAGGCTGAAGTGGTGAAGTGTTGGGCTGGTTTGCGGCCGGGCTCGCCAGATGAGTTGCCGTTCCTTGGGCGAGTCCCCAAATTTGAAAACCTGTTTGTCGGGGCAGGGCACTTTCGGTCGGGGCTTCAGATGTCGCCGGGAACCGGCGCGCTGCTGGCAGACCTGTTGGTGGATCGTGAACCGCAAATCAGCATGGATGGGTTGACGTATGATCGCGCCGTGGCCTCTACGGACTTGTAA
- a CDS encoding DUF1559 domain-containing protein: MLKTNSGIGARSTNRRRAGFTLIELLVVISIIATLMSLILPAIQNAREAGRRTQCLNNIRNVTVALLNFASSNKSRLPALSYYNRNPGSMVPSFSDGRSWVVEVLPFMDQQGTYDRWDNALPWDSAVVNSNGARNINLAGELYIEALACPNDESAFSIPGGLSYVANAGFGDSTVGADEMVQDPGHSFHAEDFDWDSNGTTLEVTDTKLTRDTGVFWSEFGSVPSTSNPSATIGKIYDGSGNTIMLSENINAGQGNWANPSLNSCGMMYPISGAPSTPGQTDRASNAVLGNTPTAILPGTQPYINQRKTGPEGAPFPSSNHPGIVVVSMCDGSAKTISENLDEYVYTQLLTPSASRLRTLATATQFVPEKPVSADSF; the protein is encoded by the coding sequence ATGTTGAAAACAAACAGCGGAATTGGCGCTCGGAGCACCAATCGCCGCCGAGCTGGTTTTACGTTGATCGAACTACTAGTGGTCATCTCCATCATCGCAACTCTGATGTCCCTGATCCTCCCCGCCATCCAAAACGCGCGGGAAGCCGGAAGAAGAACTCAGTGCCTCAATAACATTCGCAATGTCACCGTGGCGTTGCTCAATTTTGCTTCCTCAAACAAGAGTCGGCTGCCAGCATTGAGTTACTACAATCGCAACCCGGGGAGCATGGTCCCGTCGTTTTCCGATGGTCGAAGCTGGGTTGTAGAAGTGCTTCCGTTTATGGATCAGCAAGGAACGTATGACCGTTGGGATAATGCTCTACCTTGGGACAGCGCAGTCGTGAACTCAAATGGCGCCCGGAATATTAATTTGGCCGGTGAACTCTATATCGAGGCGTTGGCTTGTCCGAACGATGAAAGTGCGTTCTCTATTCCGGGCGGGTTGTCATACGTTGCCAACGCTGGGTTTGGAGACTCCACGGTCGGTGCCGACGAGATGGTTCAGGATCCTGGACACTCGTTTCATGCCGAAGACTTCGATTGGGACAGTAACGGCACGACGCTTGAAGTCACTGACACCAAGTTGACGCGCGATACTGGCGTTTTTTGGTCAGAGTTTGGTTCTGTACCAAGTACTTCGAACCCGAGCGCGACCATCGGAAAGATATACGATGGCTCTGGAAACACCATTATGCTTTCCGAAAACATCAATGCAGGGCAAGGAAACTGGGCAAATCCCAGTCTGAACAGTTGTGGCATGATGTATCCGATCAGCGGTGCTCCATCCACCCCCGGGCAAACTGACCGGGCTTCGAACGCGGTGCTCGGGAATACTCCCACAGCAATCCTACCTGGAACTCAACCGTACATTAACCAACGTAAGACCGGCCCGGAGGGCGCTCCATTTCCTAGTTCAAACCATCCAGGAATCGTAGTGGTTTCAATGTGTGACGGTTCAGCGAAGACGATCAGTGAGAACCTGGATGAATATGTGTACACCCAGTTGCTAACCCCCTCAGCCTCAAGGCTTCGGACATTGGCAACTGCAACACAGTTTGTCCCTGAAAAGCCAGTCAGCGCGGACTCTTTCTAG